The following proteins are co-located in the Deltaproteobacteria bacterium genome:
- a CDS encoding type IV toxin-antitoxin system AbiEi family antitoxin domain-containing protein — protein sequence MSLISKKQGAEAIKRAKAMLHSPTGIFRTGEAIKSGIHPRTIYAMRDQGIIERMGRGM from the coding sequence ATGTCGCTAATCAGTAAAAAGCAGGGCGCAGAGGCAATAAAACGGGCCAAGGCTATGCTTCACTCGCCAACAGGTATCTTTCGCACCGGAGAGGCAATCAAGTCGGGAATCCATCCCCGGACTATCTATGCCATGCGTGATCAGGGGATTATCGAGCGAATGGGACGTGGGATGTAA